TTTCTACACCAAAGCAAAAACCTGCATTTTGAGTAACAATAATTTTTGTCAATGTTAACCTCTGTAACTACTATATTTTACTATTAATAATATGTTCAATCTTTTCTACAACTTCATCCGGTGAAAGGCCCGTTGTATCGATGCAGATAGCATCATCCGCTTTTTTTAGCGGCGCCTGGGCCCTCTCACTATCTGCCTTGTCTCTTCTTGCAAGATCAGCCAGCGTTTCCTCTTCACTGACCTTATTGTCGTGCTTTTCCTTAAGTTCAAGATATCGTCTCTTCCCTCTCACTTCCAGATCGGCATCGATAAAAAATTTAAAATGGGCATCAGGAAAAACAACGGTACCGATATCCCTTCCATCCATTATAATACCATATTCCGCTGCCATTTCTCTTTGCAGAGTTACCATGGCATCTCTTACGGAAGGAACAGCCGATACAATGGAAGTAAGCATGGA
The DNA window shown above is from Deltaproteobacteria bacterium and carries:
- the cmk gene encoding (d)CMP kinase yields the protein MLKLIIAVDGPSGAGKSTVSKMLAEKLGLVYIDTGAMYRAIALKSKESLISPEDEESLGVLARNAQIRFKRIEGLNHTFLDGRDVTTLIREPEVSMLTSIVSAVPSVRDAMVTLQREMAAEYGIIMDGRDIGTVVFPDAHFKFFIDADLEVRGKRRYLELKEKHDNKVSEEETLADLARRDKADSERAQAPLKKADDAICIDTTGLSPDEVVEKIEHIINSKI